GATTGCGGCAAATCAGACCGAAGGTGCGTTTAATCAAGACGGTAAAGGTTTATCGACTGCGGACTTATTGCCTAAAGGGATTTTAAGTCAACACCAAGAACGTGCAGATAAAACCGCGGGTATTAAAGATCTTGCTATCGATTTTTATAACCGTTATCCGGAAGATATTCAGCTATTCAAAGAGATGGGGTTTACCTGTTTAAGGTTATCAATTGCATGGACGCGTATTTTTCCTCATGGCGATGAAAGTCAGCCTAATGAAGCGGGTCTTGCTTATTATGACTGTATTTTTGATGAATTAGCCAAGCATGATATTAAACCTTTTGTGACGTTATCGCATTATGAAATGCCTGTGGGATTAGTTGAGCATTATGGTGGTTGGGCAGATCGAAAACTGATTGGTTTTTTTGAACGTTATGCAATAACCGTGTTTGAGCGTTACCAAAATAAAGTGAAATTGTGGCTGACTTTTAATGAAATTAACATGTCGTTACATGCACCGTATACCGGTGTCGGTTTACCCGAAGCCGCTGATGAGCAAGCCATTTATCAAGCAATTCATCATCAACTCCTTGCCAGTGCCAAAGCGGTGACCTTGTGTAAACAAATAATCCCAGATGCCCAAATTGGTAATATGTTGTTGGGTGCGCTTAATTATCCTTATACCTGTAATCCCGATGATGTTATGGCTGCGGTACACGAGAATAACAAATGGTTATTCTTTGGTGATGTGCAGACCCGTGGTAGATACCCTGGTTATATATTGCGTTATTTCAGAGACCATAATATTGAAGTCAGAATGGAGGAGGGGGATTTAGAAACGCTGGCTGAAGCGAGTGTCGATTTTATCTCGTTTAGTTATTATGCCAGTGGCTGTGCCAGTGCTGACCCCAAGCAAAAAGAAGTCGGTAACATTATTGATAGTGTACCGAATCCTTATTTAGAGAAAAGTCAGTGGGGTTGGTTAATCGACCCGAAAGGTTTACGGGTATTATTGAATTTCTTGTATGACAGATACCAAAAGCCTTTGTTTATCGTTGAAAATGGCTTAGGGGCCCGTGATGAAGTTACTGCGGATGGCGAGATCATTGATGATTATCGTATTCAATATTTGAACGATCACTTAGTACAGGCAAGGGAGGCGATCTTAGATGGTGTTGAACTTCTGGGGTTCACCAGTTGGGGGCCGATTGATTTAGTGGCCAACTCAACCGCTGAAATGGATAAACGCTATGGCTTTATTTATGTTGACCGTCGTGACGATGGCCGTGGTACTTTAGAGCGAACCCGTAAAGAAAGTTTTTTCTGGTATAGGGATGTGATCCAAACGCGCGGAGCCTCACTTAACGTTTAAGATCTAACCGCTGGGAGATCTTACTTGCGCTCATGGATAATGGGCGTATATTTTATACCTATTAATCATTATCTTTACTACAAGTGAGTGTGCTTATGCCGACAATCCCCACTGATTTTGTGAACTACAAGTCAACGCCTGTCTTTACGCCGAATAATATCCCTAAAATGTTCCTACACTTACACAATACCCGCGCAGGTGTTTACGGAAAAATTAAGGTTATTAGTGGCTCGTTGAAATTTTATGGTTTTACCGAAAGACGAGGTGCGATAGAGCAAGAGATTGTGATTGAACAAGATGAATCGGCTATCTCACCGCCTGAGTATTGGCATAAGGTTGAGTTTATGACGGATGATACAGAATTCAGAGTCGATTTTTACGCGCAGAAAGACTCTGATATTGTTGCTGAAAATCGTTCTGAGCGTAATGATTAAGGAAACTGTCAAATGCCATCAGTAAAACCAAAGCTTTATTATGTTTATGATCCAATGTGCTCGTGGTGCTGGGGGTATAAACCGATATGGAATGAAATTAAGCAGGTTGTTGCTGATGATGTAGACATTATCTATCTATTGGGTGGATTGGCACCTGATAGTAATGAGCCAATGCCTGAAATGATGCAGGCGCAAATTGCATCTTACTGGAAGAAGATTGAAAATTATCTTGGCACTGCATTTAATTATGAATTTTGGA
This Moritella sp. 5 DNA region includes the following protein-coding sequences:
- a CDS encoding glycoside hydrolase family 1 protein; its protein translation is MNLFPQDFLWGGAIAANQTEGAFNQDGKGLSTADLLPKGILSQHQERADKTAGIKDLAIDFYNRYPEDIQLFKEMGFTCLRLSIAWTRIFPHGDESQPNEAGLAYYDCIFDELAKHDIKPFVTLSHYEMPVGLVEHYGGWADRKLIGFFERYAITVFERYQNKVKLWLTFNEINMSLHAPYTGVGLPEAADEQAIYQAIHHQLLASAKAVTLCKQIIPDAQIGNMLLGALNYPYTCNPDDVMAAVHENNKWLFFGDVQTRGRYPGYILRYFRDHNIEVRMEEGDLETLAEASVDFISFSYYASGCASADPKQKEVGNIIDSVPNPYLEKSQWGWLIDPKGLRVLLNFLYDRYQKPLFIVENGLGARDEVTADGEIIDDYRIQYLNDHLVQAREAILDGVELLGFTSWGPIDLVANSTAEMDKRYGFIYVDRRDDGRGTLERTRKESFFWYRDVIQTRGASLNV
- a CDS encoding DUF1971 domain-containing protein, which codes for MPTIPTDFVNYKSTPVFTPNNIPKMFLHLHNTRAGVYGKIKVISGSLKFYGFTERRGAIEQEIVIEQDESAISPPEYWHKVEFMTDDTEFRVDFYAQKDSDIVAENRSERND